AAAAAGGACATGCCCTATCTTGCTTAGCTGCTATAGCAACCCTAAATGTGTTGTGAGAGTGCGCCCCAAAGGGGCGCACTCTCACAACACTCCAAATCTTCCAACTCATTTAGGATCGCTTTAGTTGGCTTGGTGCTCTAGGATAAATTGCTGAATGCGATCGCAGGTTTCAGGACGAATTTCGTGGGACATCTCGTATTCTTCATACTCTACGGTTACACCCAGACGATCAAAGACCTCTTTTGTATTACGAGCCACACTGATAGGGACAACTGTATCTTGCGTACCATGAGCGATCAAAATAGGCGGAAATGATACATCTGTAAGTTCTTGTAATTCTTCTTCTGTGATATGCAAGTAACCGCTTAGAGCAATTAATCCTGCTAAGGGAAATACTAAGCCCACATCTAAGGTCATGGCTCCACCTTGAGAAAAACCTAGTAAAAATGTTTTCTCTAGAGGTATCCCTGTCATCGCTGGTAAATCTTCGAGAAACTGGCTGAGCAGTTCGCAGCTTTTGGCTAAACCTTCAGCATCAAGGCTTTGGAGGTCGTACCACATTTTGCCATTGGGCATCGGATGGTTAAAGGGAGCCTCAGGACAAATCCATTGATAATTGCGGAGTCCAACCATAGGCGCAAGGGAGATCAGATCATCACAGTTTGCGCCCCAGCCGTGGAGTGCGACTATCACACCAAATGCATTGGGATTAGGTAGTTGTGAGGGAAGAGATCGGTAATTTAAGGTCATGAACAAAATTATAACTGTCGCCATCCAAAAAGATAAAGGCGGCGCGATGCGCCGCCTTTATCTTTTTGGGTTTTGGATTGCTATACAATGAAATTGCATAGAATATGGCGTTTGTCGAGCAAGCGAGGTACAAAGGTTTGTTTCCCCGCCTTCGGCGGGGAAACAAACCCGTACTTCACTAGACTGATAAACGCTAAATGCAGTTTTAAAAAACAAAACATATAAACTTTTCAAAATTGCTGGAGAATTGCCTGAATGCAACTCGTCGCGCTTCAGAACTTACTGGACAACTCATCATTTGCCGTCCTCTTTGCGACCATGCTCGTTTTCTGGGTGCATGTCGCATTTCCCAATTTGCCATATTTACGATCGCTTGGTAATGCAGGCATGGCGATCGCTAATCTCTGTATTGCTACATTACTGGGAGCGCGTTGGATTGATGCAGGCTATTTCCCACTGAGCAATCTTTATGAATCGCTATTT
This genomic stretch from Pseudanabaena galeata CCNP1313 harbors:
- a CDS encoding alpha/beta hydrolase, which codes for MTLNYRSLPSQLPNPNAFGVIVALHGWGANCDDLISLAPMVGLRNYQWICPEAPFNHPMPNGKMWYDLQSLDAEGLAKSCELLSQFLEDLPAMTGIPLEKTFLLGFSQGGAMTLDVGLVFPLAGLIALSGYLHITEEELQELTDVSFPPILIAHGTQDTVVPISVARNTKEVFDRLGVTVEYEEYEMSHEIRPETCDRIQQFILEHQAN